aaatctgctataacataatttataatatttaaaaagctgtattatatatatttatttactatAATTTCGtcgtattttatttatataatcttCCTCTcgtgaaaatataatatattactaCTATCCTAACACAATTGTaattacttttatttttttttttcctttatctttaatttttacacATTCTTTATTGAAtgcttaaaaataattatacaaaaatgttttttcatttacatTTTCATGTTTTACgtgttatatattatttctagatttttcgattttattatttaattaatttttgtgTGTTTTTGTAcattttacttttaattatatatttttgatgcgttatgttatatatattttttttactataagtataataattttttacatatgcattattatatatgcataactATTGCcaaataattcaatataAACCGCTGGGAAATGaacagaaaaatatataccaaACAATTCCTgatttatacaaatttttattctttttttatttttgcttaatttatgaattttcaattatattagtatatacacatcctttattttttatcttttttttcgaaataaattcaaaatgataatttttaaattaagtttatcaaaaattgttttaatatgtgaaaaaaattaacaatgTCATAAATATGAGCAATACacgcatatatatacatacattgtcatataaacaaaaaaaattaatgatgCATATAGAATACGATAAAAAGGTATCTTcgaatttaaatatttgtgtTTCGCAATATATAGAGCCAATTCTTTATCCTACttttgcttttttattatccaaaaactcttttaatttattagaatatatatttttatgggAATTAAATGCAACCAGTATGAAATAATGATTTTGCAATAATCTCCATTCCTCAAACTCATCAAacatttctattttttctattttttttttttcttctgagcttatatgataatcatatatttcgttcatatcatttatatacacattGGACCATcctaaatttttatatctttcaATTTGTAATTCTAAACTGTTGTATTTGTAAATACTTTTTAAGCTTATTCCTCTCTGATTAAAGTTGTTTATCATTATTGCACCAAATGCGGTATTGGGGTTAAcctaaaaaaagaaaatgaaagtGAAATTATGAGCAAATTATGGGGTAGAAATATAGACAAagataattaatataaagcctataaatatacaatgaACAAATTCAAAGTATTATTGAATATGCATAGTATTACTTGCTCATATACAACTATACATGCCGTGTTTTTCATAAGTTCACATAatgttttaattaaattatcgCTGCTTTCAACttctaaataaattaaaacacattcacataaaaataaagtcggtaatgaaaaatcaaaaccactatttgttaattttgtttCCATCGAACTAGCTTCATTTAAATCAAAAGAAaccattttataattttcacattttataAGATCTTTTTCATTCTGTACACATTTTCCATtacttattaaaaatttgtttaataattcaacattatttattatttttgttttttcatttagCAATTCATAAAAGTCCAGTTCGTAGtacttaatatttttataatgttCCTATtagcaaaaaatatatataataatgcatatgTGTCTCGATgtta
This region of Plasmodium chabaudi chabaudi strain AS genome assembly, chromosome: 13 genomic DNA includes:
- a CDS encoding leucine carboxyl methyltransferase, putative translates to MDCTESSNRNVQGTTYEAASSKLSAIQLGYYHDPYMQYFVKRRERRSPLINRGYYSRVAAIRQYIELFVKSIGNDEIVQVVNIGAGLDTMFFWIYEHYKNIKYYELDFYELLNEKTKIINNVELLNKFLISNGKCVQNEKDLIKCENYKMVSFDLNEASSMETKLTNSGFDFSLPTLFLCECVLIYLEVESSDNLIKTLCELMKNTACIVVYEQVNPNTAFGAIMINNFNQRGISLKSIYKYNSLELQIERYKNLGWSNVYINDMNEIYDYHISSEEKKKIEKIEMFDEFEEWRLLQNHYFILVAFNSHKNIYSNKLKEFLDNKKAKVG